The Kineothrix sp. MB12-C1 genome includes a window with the following:
- a CDS encoding carbohydrate ABC transporter permease, which produces MNNTVERSKTKSRISWIIAWALGIFWTIVSLLPFVFMVLNSFKEKFEMLTKGVFSLPDNLYIENYKAVLQGSFFRFFFNSVIVLTVSLILLLFISACASYPLSRFKFRMAGGIYALIVACMSIPIHITLIPVFKMSKNMGVYDSIWALIGPYVATAIPISVFILTSFMKQIPDEIEESAQIDGCNRYRMFFNIILPLAKPGLATLAIYNGVNMWNEFSFAYTLTQSSANRTLPLAVWEFQGQYSMNTPMIMSVLTLTVIPMILLFIFAQDKLVKGMTAGAVKG; this is translated from the coding sequence ATGAACAATACTGTAGAGAGAAGCAAAACAAAAAGTAGGATTAGTTGGATTATTGCGTGGGCTTTGGGGATTTTCTGGACGATTGTATCATTGCTGCCCTTTGTATTTATGGTACTGAATTCGTTCAAAGAGAAGTTCGAAATGTTAACTAAGGGTGTTTTCTCATTGCCTGACAACTTATACATAGAAAACTATAAAGCGGTACTTCAGGGAAGCTTTTTCAGATTCTTTTTTAACAGCGTAATTGTACTTACAGTATCTCTTATATTGCTGTTATTTATTTCTGCGTGTGCGTCCTATCCGCTTTCCCGCTTCAAATTCAGGATGGCGGGAGGAATTTATGCACTGATCGTGGCATGCATGTCGATTCCTATCCACATTACATTGATTCCCGTATTTAAGATGTCCAAGAATATGGGGGTGTATGATTCCATCTGGGCATTAATTGGTCCTTATGTTGCGACAGCAATTCCGATTTCCGTTTTTATTCTAACGAGTTTCATGAAGCAGATACCGGATGAAATAGAGGAGTCAGCGCAGATTGACGGCTGTAATAGATATCGTATGTTTTTTAACATAATACTTCCGCTGGCGAAACCGGGACTGGCAACGCTTGCCATTTATAACGGTGTGAATATGTGGAATGAGTTCAGCTTTGCATATACATTAACACAATCTTCCGCTAATAGAACGTTGCCGTTAGCTGTATGGGAGTTCCAGGGGCAGTATTCCATGAACACTCCGATGATTATGTCCGTACTTACCCTGACGGTAATACCGATGATCTTATTATTTATCTTCGCACAGGATAAATTGGTAAAGGGAATGACGGCAGGAGCAGTAAAAGGATAA
- a CDS encoding right-handed parallel beta-helix repeat-containing protein translates to MRREIHVSKKGSDNFAGTQEQPFLTISMAALVARAGDTVIVHEGEYREWVKPLHGGTSNIDRITYQAAEGEEVVIKGSERINDWQQVEGNVWKVIISNKIFGNYNPYKEVVFGDWFEQPLHMPIHCGEVYLNGKSFYEAKSLNEVKDPIMRLDGDNPPWTKHREPLLHPEDSVYQWYCEVEEENTIIYANFQGANPNDELVEINVRKCCFYPELTGRDYITVRGFEMAQAATPWTPPTADQPGLLGANWSKGWIIENNIIHDSKCSGISIGKEASTGHNACTYTHRKPGYQNQMEAVFKALQIGWSKEKIGSHIIRNNTIYDCGQNGIVGHLGCVFSEICNNHIYNIAIKHEYFGYEIAGIKLHACIDVQIHHNNIHHTTLGIWLDWQVQGTRISKNLFYANDRDLMIEVTHGPHLVDNNILASEYNFDNIAQGGAFVNNLCCGSMRREPVLNRATPYHFPHTTQPAGTTFVYGGDDRWYQNIFVGGVQTYTEQSICGTSDYDGSPESLEEYVEKVIGIGNGDLEIFEQVKQPVYINNNAYFKGSTAYKEEKDNIISDYDPQVKIVEEDGKVFLEMVVSKALLDQKGVILETKDLGMPRIVEEAFENPDGSEIIFDTDYNDKERKQNAVIGPLSDLKEGWNRIQVWG, encoded by the coding sequence ATGAGAAGAGAAATTCATGTATCAAAAAAGGGATCAGATAACTTTGCAGGAACACAGGAACAACCATTTCTAACCATTTCTATGGCTGCTCTTGTTGCAAGAGCTGGTGATACGGTTATTGTGCATGAAGGTGAATATAGGGAGTGGGTGAAGCCGCTGCATGGAGGAACAAGTAATATTGATAGAATTACCTATCAGGCGGCAGAGGGGGAAGAGGTAGTTATCAAAGGTTCCGAAAGAATAAATGATTGGCAGCAGGTGGAAGGAAACGTATGGAAAGTTATCATATCGAATAAGATATTCGGTAACTATAATCCTTATAAGGAGGTTGTGTTTGGCGATTGGTTCGAGCAGCCCCTTCATATGCCTATCCATTGCGGAGAAGTATATTTGAATGGAAAATCATTTTATGAAGCCAAAAGTCTCAATGAGGTGAAGGACCCTATTATGCGTCTGGATGGAGATAATCCGCCGTGGACCAAGCATAGAGAGCCTTTGCTTCACCCGGAGGATTCAGTTTATCAATGGTATTGCGAGGTGGAAGAAGAGAATACTATCATTTATGCCAATTTCCAAGGTGCGAATCCCAACGATGAACTGGTGGAAATCAATGTTAGAAAATGCTGTTTCTACCCCGAATTGACCGGAAGGGATTATATTACGGTACGTGGATTCGAAATGGCTCAGGCAGCAACGCCTTGGACACCCCCTACTGCAGATCAGCCGGGACTTCTTGGAGCAAATTGGAGCAAAGGATGGATTATTGAGAATAATATAATCCATGATTCGAAGTGCAGCGGAATCAGTATAGGAAAAGAAGCATCCACGGGACATAACGCATGTACGTATACCCATAGAAAACCCGGATATCAGAATCAGATGGAAGCTGTTTTTAAGGCTTTGCAGATTGGCTGGAGTAAAGAGAAGATAGGATCTCATATTATTAGAAACAATACGATATATGATTGTGGACAAAACGGAATTGTGGGCCATTTGGGCTGTGTATTCAGTGAGATTTGTAACAATCATATTTATAATATTGCAATAAAGCATGAATATTTCGGATATGAAATTGCAGGTATCAAACTGCATGCATGTATTGACGTACAGATTCATCACAATAATATCCACCATACGACATTGGGTATATGGCTGGACTGGCAGGTACAGGGAACGAGAATAAGCAAGAACCTTTTCTATGCCAATGACAGGGATCTTATGATTGAAGTAACACATGGTCCTCATTTGGTAGATAATAATATTCTGGCTTCGGAATATAACTTCGATAACATCGCACAGGGAGGCGCCTTCGTAAATAATCTTTGCTGTGGTTCCATGCGCCGTGAACCGGTACTGAACAGAGCGACTCCGTATCATTTCCCGCATACGACACAGCCGGCAGGAACAACCTTTGTATATGGTGGAGATGATAGATGGTATCAAAATATCTTTGTCGGAGGAGTACAGACCTATACGGAGCAATCCATATGCGGTACTTCCGACTATGACGGAAGCCCGGAATCCCTAGAAGAATATGTGGAAAAAGTGATTGGAATCGGAAACGGTGACTTAGAGATCTTCGAGCAGGTGAAGCAACCGGTATATATTAACAATAACGCTTACTTCAAGGGATCGACGGCCTATAAGGAAGAAAAGGATAATATCATCAGCGATTATGATCCTCAGGTTAAGATTGTAGAGGAGGATGGAAAGGTATTTCTGGAAATGGTAGTGAGTAAAGCGCTTCTTGACCAAAAAGGAGTGATTCTTGAGACGAAGGATTTGGGTATGCCGCGTATTGTAGAAGAAGCCTTTGAGAATCCGGATGGAAGTGAAATTATATTCGATACGGATTACAATGATAAGGAAAGAAAACAAAATGCGGTAATCGGACCCTTGAGCGATCTGAAAGAGGGATGGAATCGAATTCAAGTATGGGGGTAA
- a CDS encoding extracellular solute-binding protein: MKKRAKRIAALLMVAAMVIPMTTGCGAKDTSNTSADNGTAQTETPAKEAPAKEASGDGEEIVFWNIGTEEVDKAVYDKAIEVYHQTTESGYTVTSVPVQNDTYKEKLIIAMSSGECPDMYISWSGGPMNEYIESGYAQPITELFNNSDLPNRLMDAAIAQATYKDDIYAVPFMNVSLSGIYYNKDLFAKYNLEVPTTVAELEAVCDTFVANGITPFALANSAKWTGSMYFMNLAARKGGLEPFKDAVAGSGTFEDESFIYAGEKIASWTEKGYFPQGVNSLSEDDGQARQLLYQETAAMDLIGSWYTGLIQQDSKEFYEKMGWFPFPKVDGSSADSSIMIGTIGDNFISFNCEGEKLAAAFECASKFSEEEVVDFMVESGKVPPIKGVEAKITDPINKLIIEAANNASSTQLWYDQYLPPAVAQVHLDTCQEIFGLTMTPEDAAAQFQKAMKEYLEEVAE, encoded by the coding sequence ATGAAAAAGAGAGCAAAGAGAATTGCCGCATTACTTATGGTCGCAGCAATGGTGATTCCAATGACCACAGGATGTGGAGCGAAAGATACGTCAAATACAAGTGCTGACAATGGTACTGCTCAGACGGAAACACCTGCGAAGGAAGCGCCTGCTAAAGAGGCATCCGGAGATGGAGAAGAAATCGTATTTTGGAATATCGGCACGGAAGAAGTGGATAAGGCAGTTTATGATAAGGCTATTGAAGTTTATCATCAGACGACAGAGTCCGGATATACGGTTACCAGCGTACCGGTACAGAATGATACATATAAAGAAAAGCTGATTATAGCTATGAGTTCAGGTGAATGCCCGGATATGTACATAAGCTGGTCCGGCGGTCCGATGAACGAATATATTGAGTCAGGATATGCACAGCCTATTACTGAGTTGTTTAACAATAGTGATCTTCCTAACAGACTTATGGATGCAGCAATTGCACAGGCAACGTATAAGGACGATATTTATGCTGTTCCGTTTATGAACGTTTCCTTGTCCGGAATTTACTATAATAAAGATTTATTTGCCAAATATAATCTGGAAGTACCTACTACGGTAGCGGAATTGGAAGCAGTTTGCGATACTTTTGTAGCAAATGGAATTACTCCTTTTGCTCTTGCGAATTCAGCGAAATGGACGGGTTCCATGTACTTTATGAACTTGGCAGCGAGAAAAGGCGGATTGGAACCATTTAAAGATGCGGTAGCAGGAAGCGGCACCTTTGAAGATGAAAGCTTTATTTATGCAGGAGAGAAGATAGCAAGCTGGACGGAAAAAGGTTATTTTCCTCAGGGCGTTAACTCCTTAAGCGAGGATGACGGCCAGGCGAGGCAGTTATTATATCAGGAAACAGCGGCAATGGACCTTATCGGTTCTTGGTATACAGGCTTGATTCAGCAGGATAGCAAAGAGTTCTATGAGAAGATGGGCTGGTTCCCCTTCCCTAAGGTAGATGGATCATCCGCAGATTCTTCCATAATGATCGGAACGATCGGAGATAACTTTATATCCTTCAACTGTGAGGGCGAGAAGCTCGCAGCAGCGTTCGAATGTGCATCTAAGTTCTCAGAGGAAGAAGTAGTAGACTTTATGGTAGAAAGTGGTAAGGTTCCTCCAATTAAAGGTGTGGAAGCGAAGATTACAGATCCTATCAATAAACTCATTATTGAGGCGGCAAATAATGCATCATCCACACAATTGTGGTATGACCAATATCTTCCTCCGGCAGTGGCGCAGGTACACTTAGATACATGTCAGGAAATCTTTGGTTTGACAATGACACCCGAGGATGCAGCAGCACAATTCCAGAAGGCTATGAAAGAATATTTAGAAGAAGTGGCAGAATAA
- a CDS encoding glycoside hydrolase family 43 protein, translating to MTQVFQNPILSGFYPDPSICRVGEDYYMVTSSFAYFPGLPIFHSKDLVHWEQIGHGIHRADQLDYKNCEMSLGLWAPTIRYHEGIFYIINTFVSGGREVYRDNFIITARDPRGPWSNPVFIEGADGIDPSLFFDDDNTLWYTGNYISDDKLYEGHHGIYLQQLDPDTLQFIGERKNIWDGNISRSKWIEAPHLYKINGMYYLITAEGGTFTNHSVMMARSTQIQGEYEICPRNPIVSHRHLPLLSDISVTGHADIIRTQNDEWWMVLLAVRPYEGFHYNTGRETFLIPITWAEDGWPLVDNHNGLVNITERRPNLEDYPMLPPDPCDNFESPTLSLLWNMIHQPTKTFYSLADRPGYLRLSLSPEVIEEISSPALIARRQQDPSCTVKTAFEFTPCNKDEEAGIVALQDDRYNYIFTKTQKDGSPILRLSKTEAGNRTIIKEIPLSSNEKLYLTVHCSTSAYHFYYGLDENQNLLFMNNLPASLLSSNTNEGFTGAYIGMYASSNRQDSENFADFDWFHYYK from the coding sequence ATGACACAGGTTTTTCAAAACCCCATATTAAGCGGTTTTTATCCTGATCCTTCCATTTGCAGGGTGGGCGAAGACTATTATATGGTAACTTCATCCTTTGCCTATTTCCCGGGACTCCCCATTTTCCATAGCAAAGATTTAGTCCATTGGGAGCAGATAGGACATGGAATCCACCGTGCCGATCAACTGGATTATAAGAATTGTGAAATGTCACTTGGCCTTTGGGCGCCGACCATCCGATATCACGAAGGTATTTTTTATATTATTAACACCTTTGTTTCCGGTGGAAGGGAGGTATACAGAGATAACTTTATTATAACTGCCAGGGATCCAAGAGGCCCATGGAGTAATCCGGTATTTATTGAAGGAGCCGATGGCATTGATCCGAGTCTCTTCTTCGATGACGATAATACCTTATGGTATACAGGTAATTACATTAGCGACGATAAACTTTACGAAGGACATCACGGAATTTATTTGCAGCAGCTCGATCCTGATACCTTGCAATTCATCGGAGAGAGGAAGAATATCTGGGACGGTAATATTTCAAGAAGTAAATGGATAGAAGCTCCTCATTTATATAAAATAAACGGTATGTACTATTTAATTACAGCAGAAGGTGGAACCTTCACAAATCATAGCGTTATGATGGCCAGATCCACCCAGATTCAAGGAGAATATGAAATCTGCCCAAGGAATCCTATCGTAAGTCACAGACACTTGCCTCTTCTGTCGGATATCTCCGTAACAGGACATGCTGATATTATCCGGACACAAAATGATGAATGGTGGATGGTTCTACTGGCTGTACGTCCTTATGAGGGCTTCCATTACAATACCGGCCGTGAGACGTTCCTTATTCCTATTACCTGGGCAGAGGATGGATGGCCATTGGTCGATAATCATAATGGACTGGTAAACATAACCGAACGCAGGCCGAACCTTGAAGATTATCCTATGCTTCCCCCGGATCCATGCGATAACTTCGAATCCCCCACCTTATCTTTGCTATGGAATATGATTCATCAGCCTACGAAAACCTTTTATTCTTTGGCAGATAGACCCGGATATCTACGGCTATCTTTATCCCCGGAAGTGATAGAAGAGATCTCATCCCCGGCACTCATAGCCAGGAGGCAGCAAGACCCTAGCTGTACGGTTAAAACAGCCTTCGAATTCACTCCCTGCAATAAGGATGAGGAGGCAGGAATTGTAGCTTTACAGGATGACAGATATAACTATATATTTACCAAAACACAAAAGGATGGTAGTCCTATTTTACGATTGTCGAAAACAGAAGCAGGAAACCGTACCATTATCAAAGAAATCCCTCTTTCTTCCAATGAGAAGCTATATTTAACCGTGCATTGCAGCACGTCAGCTTATCATTTCTATTATGGATTGGATGAGAATCAAAACTTGCTATTTATGAACAACCTTCCCGCTTCTCTTTTAAGCTCCAACACTAATGAAGGCTTCACGGGTGCATATATAGGTATGTATGCGAGTTCCAACAGGCAGGATTCAGAGAACTTTGCAGATTTCGATTGGTTTCACTATTATAAATAA
- a CDS encoding glycoside hydrolase family 5 protein, with translation MDKYIKGVNLGNWLVLEKWMSPALFEGTTADDEYYLPRQLEKEEYEARIRIHRSEYITERDFVYIKSVGLNAVRIPVPYFIFGDCPPFIGCIEELDKAFAWAEKYGLLILIDLHTVPGSQNGFDNGGISGVCKWSQEPESIEFSITVLERLAERYSGHPALWGIQILNEPITEKMWKVMDVPDRYKPADEEMAKGSAPNTLAFIKDFYTQAYRRIRRFLQEEKVIVIHDAFEIKEWKDFMREEEFKNVVLDTHLYLMLAEMDGCEQTAEGYEKYIEENFAADIEEMSEYFPVICGEWSLFNSAGCGMDTRGGHNPLGVKVGRKESLSAEDKKELYAKVAMAHLNAFAKGSGYFYWNYKLLLDTANDTEWIGWDAWDYGRCAAHEWIKT, from the coding sequence ATGGATAAGTATATAAAAGGTGTGAATCTGGGAAACTGGCTTGTGCTGGAAAAGTGGATGAGCCCTGCCTTATTCGAAGGAACTACTGCAGATGATGAATACTATCTTCCCAGACAATTGGAGAAAGAAGAGTATGAAGCGCGCATTCGGATACATCGCAGTGAATATATTACCGAACGTGATTTCGTTTATATCAAATCCGTGGGATTGAATGCGGTTCGTATTCCCGTACCATATTTCATATTCGGGGACTGCCCCCCTTTCATCGGATGTATCGAAGAATTGGATAAAGCGTTTGCCTGGGCAGAGAAGTATGGACTACTTATTTTAATTGATTTACATACGGTACCGGGAAGCCAGAATGGGTTTGATAACGGAGGAATATCAGGAGTCTGCAAATGGTCACAGGAGCCTGAAAGCATAGAATTTTCCATCACTGTGCTCGAGCGGTTGGCAGAAAGATATAGCGGTCATCCCGCTCTTTGGGGAATCCAGATATTGAACGAGCCGATTACCGAGAAGATGTGGAAGGTTATGGATGTGCCTGACCGTTACAAGCCGGCAGATGAAGAAATGGCGAAAGGAAGTGCTCCCAATACACTTGCTTTTATAAAAGATTTTTATACACAAGCCTATCGAAGGATAAGAAGATTCCTCCAGGAAGAAAAGGTAATTGTAATACATGATGCCTTTGAAATAAAAGAGTGGAAAGACTTCATGAGAGAAGAAGAGTTTAAAAATGTAGTTTTGGACACCCATTTATATTTAATGTTGGCTGAGATGGATGGCTGCGAACAGACGGCGGAAGGATACGAGAAGTATATAGAAGAAAACTTCGCCGCGGATATCGAAGAAATGAGCGAATATTTCCCTGTTATCTGTGGAGAGTGGTCTCTATTCAATTCGGCCGGCTGTGGTATGGATACGCGGGGCGGACACAATCCCTTAGGCGTGAAGGTTGGCAGGAAAGAGAGTCTGTCAGCAGAAGATAAGAAAGAACTATACGCTAAGGTCGCAATGGCTCATTTAAATGCTTTTGCAAAAGGAAGTGGATACTTCTACTGGAATTATAAATTGCTTCTGGATACGGCAAATGATACCGAGTGGATAGGCTGGGATGCATGGGACTATGGAAGATGTGCGGCTCATGAATGGATAAAGACGTAA
- a CDS encoding carbohydrate ABC transporter permease, with product MEKKAISLAEKRKRDVHKAAFIFLLPVTLLMIIYIFYPIIDTFITSLYKWNGISSQKTMTGLRNWEKLITDKAFWIAFKNNILVMILSICVQIPIGLALATFIDFGGKKMTIFKVLWFIPLLMSSVAIGFLFTYALATNGGIFSAISNLLGGGNIDLLGNPKTALYTVIGVIAWQFTPFYMVYCMAAYTNISVDVYEAAVIDGANRGQYFRKIALPLLAPSLKSAAILSMVGSLKYFDLVYVMTGGGPGTSTELMATYMYKQSFVKFNMGYGSAVAAGMFILISIVSLLTMRLLNGRKEAA from the coding sequence ATGGAAAAAAAGGCTATCTCTTTAGCAGAAAAGAGAAAACGAGACGTTCATAAAGCAGCATTTATATTTTTGCTGCCAGTCACATTATTAATGATAATTTATATTTTTTACCCGATTATAGATACATTTATTACGAGCTTGTATAAATGGAACGGAATTTCCAGCCAAAAGACGATGACTGGACTTAGAAACTGGGAGAAACTTATAACAGATAAAGCTTTTTGGATAGCCTTTAAAAACAATATTCTGGTCATGATTCTGTCTATCTGCGTCCAGATACCGATTGGCTTAGCGCTTGCAACATTCATTGACTTCGGCGGAAAGAAAATGACCATATTTAAAGTGTTATGGTTTATTCCTCTTCTTATGTCATCGGTTGCCATCGGATTCTTGTTTACCTATGCCCTGGCTACAAATGGAGGTATTTTTAGTGCTATTTCCAACTTATTGGGCGGAGGGAATATCGATTTATTGGGCAATCCTAAGACGGCTCTTTATACGGTAATCGGTGTTATTGCCTGGCAGTTCACCCCCTTTTACATGGTATATTGTATGGCGGCCTATACGAATATTTCTGTTGATGTCTATGAGGCGGCTGTTATCGACGGAGCCAATAGGGGACAATATTTTCGAAAAATTGCCTTACCGCTGTTAGCCCCTTCTTTGAAAAGTGCGGCTATCTTATCGATGGTAGGTTCATTAAAATACTTCGATCTTGTTTATGTTATGACCGGAGGCGGTCCGGGCACATCGACGGAATTGATGGCGACCTATATGTATAAACAATCCTTCGTGAAGTTCAATATGGGGTATGGTTCCGCAGTGGCAGCCGGTATGTTCATACTGATATCCATTGTTTCCTTATTAACAATGAGGCTATTGAACGGAAGAAAGGAGGCAGCATAA